One genomic segment of Amycolatopsis sp. Hca4 includes these proteins:
- a CDS encoding helix-turn-helix domain-containing protein produces MTGTGERHRRLLRALLGGRTPAADSVKEMDGLLAASGLPVPERVAAVAFRALPGAPEFPPGLLPEHVPADPAGDPPAALTPAPDVDLIGLTALPPGWTAAVGPLVAPAEAPESFRVARRAVDLAARGLLDAPGPVIWCRDHVTTLLLLADEFLVGQLATTTLEPLAGLSGRRREQLAETLLALVRTRGSAPELGRLLDLHPQTIRARLKKLSELFGDRLDDPAERLRLELALLAERALPDRG; encoded by the coding sequence GTGACGGGCACCGGCGAACGGCACCGCCGCCTGCTGCGCGCGCTGCTCGGCGGCCGCACCCCGGCGGCCGATTCGGTCAAGGAAATGGACGGTCTGCTCGCCGCGTCCGGGCTGCCGGTGCCCGAGCGCGTGGCGGCGGTGGCGTTCCGCGCGCTGCCGGGCGCCCCGGAGTTCCCGCCCGGGCTGCTGCCGGAGCACGTCCCGGCCGACCCGGCCGGTGACCCGCCGGCCGCGCTGACACCGGCCCCGGACGTGGACCTCATCGGCTTGACCGCCTTGCCCCCGGGCTGGACGGCGGCGGTCGGCCCGCTCGTCGCGCCGGCCGAGGCACCGGAGTCGTTCCGGGTCGCCCGCCGCGCGGTCGACCTGGCCGCGAGGGGGTTGCTGGACGCCCCGGGCCCGGTGATCTGGTGCCGCGACCACGTGACGACGCTCCTGCTGCTCGCGGACGAGTTCCTGGTCGGCCAGCTGGCCACGACGACGTTGGAGCCGCTGGCCGGGTTGTCCGGACGGCGGCGGGAGCAGCTCGCGGAGACGCTGCTGGCGCTGGTCCGCACCCGCGGCAGCGCGCCGGAGCTGGGCCGGCTGCTCGACCTGCACCCGCAGACGATCCGGGCCCGGCTCAAGAAGCTGAGCGAGTTGTTCGGGGACCGCTTGGACGACCCGGCCGAGCGGCTGCGGCTGGAGCTTGCGTTGCTGGCCGAGCGGGCGCTCCCGGACCGCGGCTGA
- a CDS encoding GNAT family N-acetyltransferase: MTGLLTERLRQASDNAVAMWSTVARARGDHVEDHAAFTVVDGRRFRIMLRTATPGAAAVDELSALAEARRGAGRAVVVEDPFRVLDLAHLGMSAGQLPVMAREPAPTPAAEGVERIETAADLAEAEDLIVHGFPLEEYQPHRPGTVFPAELLRQATAFFRRGSQGTCLTMAHGGVGGVYWVTTRPEHRSRGVGRALMYAVLRHFEDLPVTLTASRAGRPLYEKLGFATLGDANWWR; encoded by the coding sequence ATGACCGGATTGCTCACCGAGCGCCTGCGGCAGGCTTCCGACAACGCCGTCGCCATGTGGAGCACCGTGGCCCGCGCGCGCGGGGACCACGTCGAAGACCACGCCGCCTTCACCGTCGTCGATGGGCGCCGGTTCCGGATCATGCTGCGGACCGCCACGCCCGGTGCCGCCGCCGTCGACGAGCTGAGCGCGCTCGCCGAGGCGCGCCGGGGCGCGGGGCGGGCCGTTGTCGTCGAAGACCCCTTCCGGGTGCTCGACCTCGCCCACCTGGGGATGTCCGCCGGGCAGCTGCCCGTGATGGCCCGCGAGCCCGCTCCCACTCCGGCCGCCGAGGGCGTCGAGCGCATCGAAACCGCCGCCGACCTGGCCGAAGCCGAAGACCTGATCGTCCACGGCTTCCCGCTGGAGGAGTACCAGCCCCACCGGCCCGGTACCGTCTTCCCGGCCGAACTCCTCCGCCAGGCCACCGCCTTCTTCCGCAGGGGCAGCCAGGGCACCTGCCTCACCATGGCCCACGGCGGCGTCGGCGGCGTCTACTGGGTGACCACCCGGCCCGAGCACCGCTCCCGGGGCGTCGGCCGCGCGCTGATGTACGCCGTCCTACGGCACTTCGAGGACCTGCCCGTCACGCTGACCGCCTCGCGGGCCGGGCGGCCGCTCTACGAGAAGCTCGGCTTCGCCACCCTCGGCGACGCCAACTGGTGGCGCTGA
- a CDS encoding GtrA family protein has product MPEPRELLRFAVVGLAAYGVTLLGDYSLKLTVFREKPVTALAIATVVSTAFAYLLSRRWSFAGRGGLGRVREATLFFAVNAGAVAVNLVPALVSRYVLHLSVPHVGYLTQEIADFVAGMLLGTLAGTAFRWFGYRRWVFPSAPPVGVAEGGEAELLVERPPGPRGGQRDGQVLEVP; this is encoded by the coding sequence AGCCGCGAGAGCTGCTCCGCTTCGCCGTCGTCGGCCTGGCCGCGTACGGGGTCACACTACTGGGCGACTACAGCCTGAAGCTCACCGTGTTCCGTGAGAAGCCGGTGACGGCCCTCGCGATCGCCACGGTCGTCTCCACCGCGTTCGCGTACCTGCTGTCCCGCCGCTGGTCGTTCGCCGGTCGCGGCGGGCTCGGCCGGGTGCGCGAGGCGACGCTGTTCTTCGCGGTCAACGCGGGCGCGGTGGCGGTGAACCTGGTGCCGGCGCTGGTGTCGCGGTACGTGCTGCACCTGTCGGTGCCGCACGTCGGCTACCTGACGCAGGAAATCGCCGACTTCGTGGCCGGGATGCTGCTGGGCACGCTGGCGGGTACGGCGTTCCGCTGGTTCGGCTACCGGCGGTGGGTGTTCCCGTCAGCGCCACCAGTTGGCGTCGCCGAGGGTGGCGAAGCCGAGCTTCTCGTAGAGCGGCCGCCCGGCCCGCGAGGCGGTCAGCGTGACGGGCAGGTCCTCGAAGTGCCGTAG